A single window of Aphidius gifuensis isolate YNYX2018 linkage group LG1, ASM1490517v1, whole genome shotgun sequence DNA harbors:
- the LOC122860526 gene encoding tetra-peptide repeat homeobox protein 1-like: MIRNTLCLFVCVAVMSVIVSAKPNWKPPCPCGKPTPGPTPGPTPGPTPGPSPCPTDGPTEGPTDGPTDGPTEGPTDGPTDGPTDGPTDGPTDGPTDGPTDGPTDGPTDGPTEGPTEKPTGKPTPGPTPRPTPKPPCSVCHHKHGHGLHGQASAGIGASVKGGITHGIKHGLAMGASAKQNAQVGFNI; the protein is encoded by the exons ATGATTCGAAATACTTTATGTCTATTTGTTTGCGTAGCGGTAATGAGTGTTATCG tgTCAGCAAAACCTAATTGGAAACCACCATGTCCCTGTGGTAAACCAACTCCAGGGCCAACTCCAGGACCAACACCAGGTCCAACTCCTGGACCATCACCATGTCCAACTGATGGTCCAACTGAAGGTCCAACTGATGGACCGACTGATGGACCAACTGAAGGTCCAACTGATGGTCCAACTGATGGACCAACTGATGGTCCAACTGATGGACCAACTGATGGACCGACTGATGGTCCAACTGATGGTCCAACTGATGGTCCAACTGATGGACCGACTGAAGGTCCAACTGAAAAACCAACTGGAAAACCAACTCCAGGACCAACTCCAAGACCAACACCTAAACCACCATGTTCTGTCTGTCATCATAAACATGGACATGGGTTACATGGACAAGCTTCAGCTGGTATTGGTGCATCTGTAAAAGGTGGAATAACTCATGGTATTAAACATGGTCTAGCTATGGGTGCAAGCGCTAAACAAAATGCACAAGTtggatttaatatttga
- the LOC122860527 gene encoding GILT-like protein 1, translating into MIYQTIIFAFITLCPAIIFAENATKTVIGVEIYYETRCGDSIRFIEQQLLPSYAALKDHLDITFIPYGKATHKYDESTGAWEFSCQHGPLECAGNKAQACGLDAIKKHEATENQQFYSVNFVGCIMKAGHDEILPVENCARSANLKEETVTQILNCKNNDTIADVLLVAHGEKTKTLNPSLSFVPTVVINKEYPSDQGNYIRNNFVKSICDRLPTTEVKPQICTA; encoded by the exons atgatttatcaaacaattatttttgcttttatcACACTTTGTCCAGCA atTATTTTTGCTGAAAATGCAACAAAAACAGTGATTGGTGTTGAGATTTATTACGAGACACGTTGTGGTGATAGCATCAGATTTATTGAACAACAATTATTGCCATCATATGCTGCCTTAAAAGATCACCTTGACATCACATTCATTCCTTATGGCAAAGCAACG cACAAGTATGATGAATCAACTGGAGCATGGGAATTTTCTTGTCAGCATGGACCCTTAGAATGTGCTGGAAATAAAGCTCAAGCTTGTGGACTTGAtgctataaaaaaacatgaagcCACggaaaatcaacaattttattctgTTAATTTTGTTGGTTGCATTATGAAAGCAGGCCATGATGAAATTCTTCCAGTAGAAAAT tgtGCAAGAAGTGCCAATTTAAAAGAAGAAACAGTGacacaaattttaaattgcaaaaataatgataccatTGCAGATGTTCTTTTAGTTGCTCATGgtgaaaaaactaaaacttTAAATCCAAGCCTTTCATTTGTTCCAACTGTTGTCATTAATAag gAATATCCAAGTGATCAGGGAAAttatattagaaataattttgtaaaatcaatTTGTGATCGTTTGCCAACAACTGAAGTTAAACCACAAATTTGCACagcttga